The nucleotide sequence TCGTCCGAGGCGATGTTGACGATGGCTCCGCCGCCGTTTCGCAGCATGAGCGGCACCAGGTACTTGCTGCACAAGAAGACGCCCGTCAGGTTGACCGCCAGCAGGCGGTCCCACGCCTCCAGGCTGCAGCGGTCCACGGGCCCGTCGCCGATGGGGCGGCCGCTGATGCCGGCGTTGTTGACCAGAACGTCGCACCGGCCAAAGGCCTGGTCCACGTGACGAGCCATCGCCTCGACCTGGGGGGCGTCGCTCACGTCGGCCTGCACGAAAAGGGCTCGGCAGCCCGTACGCCGGCCGATGTCCTCCACCATGCGTGCGGTCTGGTGCCCCTCCTCCATGCGGAGATCCACGACGACCACGACGTGGGCGCCCTCTTCGGCCAGCCGGAGGGCAATGGACCGGCCGATGCCCCGGGCGGCTCCCGTCACCACCGCGACGCGCCCGGTAAACCTCAGGGTCATGTCGGTCTCGACCTCCCGAGGCGGGGATTCGGAGGCGAAGGGTTCGCTCCTGGGTGGGGAGGGGTGTCCCGGGTGCTCCCGGCGAGGCCGGGGTCAGGGTACGAGCCTCGACGGCGGCGGAGAAACCCGGGGTGGGGGTTGGGTTCCCGCCTGCTCACGCGGTAAGGTCCCACAGACGCCGGTAGCACCCGGGCCGGGGCCGGTAGTCCGGTTGCCCCTCCACTACCCATATGCGTTCGCAGGAGACATGGTAATTTGCGACTACCCCTGGATGAGAGTGGAGTTTTACCATGGGCATGGGAGAAGGCGCTTTTTCATCGAGCGCCGAATCCACCGCCCGGAAGGGTCATGGAGGTGCCTGAGGGACCGTTTCTGGATGCCGGTGCCATGGCCGCGGCGCTGCCACTGGAGCGTCAGGTCGGGCAGCTGCTCATGGTGGGGTTCCCCGGCGTGGAGCCG is from Limnochorda sp. L945t and encodes:
- a CDS encoding SDR family NAD(P)-dependent oxidoreductase translates to MTLRFTGRVAVVTGAARGIGRSIALRLAEEGAHVVVVVDLRMEEGHQTARMVEDIGRRTGCRALFVQADVSDAPQVEAMARHVDQAFGRCDVLVNNAGISGRPIGDGPVDRCSLEAWDRLLAVNLTGVFLCSKYLVPLMLRNGGGAIVNIASDEALVGAPPPTDTHAYSASKGGVVALTRAMAVSYAGRGIRVNAIAPGWIATPMTADLLAKPAEAARIAAACPMGRVGRPEEIAAAAAFLASDDASFVTGVVLPVEGGSTAW